In one Vibrio sp. YMD68 genomic region, the following are encoded:
- a CDS encoding pyruvate, water dikinase regulatory protein, translated as MQIDIESRDVFYVSDGTAITCETLGHVLLGQFSFTANEKTFPFVETEDKVSDVVKEIEQSFVKTGQKPLVFFSIVLPSVRQILLESSAFCYDVLEGLVQKMQSDLDMKPTPKLQRSRSVNRDSATYFDRIAAIEYTLAHDDGITLKGIEKADIVLLGVSRSGKTPTSLYMAMQFGLRVVNYPFIDDDIKAMRLLPEFEIHRHKLFGLTIDAQRLTEIRENRLSGSDYASTEQCQLELQSVEALFRREAIPYINTSSLSVEEISTRILEKAGLKRRLV; from the coding sequence ATGCAAATTGATATTGAAAGTCGTGATGTGTTCTATGTTTCTGACGGCACAGCGATCACTTGTGAAACACTTGGGCATGTTTTGCTTGGGCAATTCTCTTTTACTGCTAATGAGAAAACATTTCCCTTCGTTGAAACGGAAGACAAAGTGTCGGATGTTGTCAAAGAGATCGAACAAAGCTTTGTCAAAACAGGACAAAAGCCACTGGTGTTTTTCTCGATCGTTCTTCCTAGCGTTAGACAGATTTTACTCGAGAGTTCAGCATTTTGTTACGACGTGCTTGAAGGGCTTGTACAGAAAATGCAGTCCGACCTTGATATGAAGCCAACCCCCAAACTGCAACGTTCTCGTAGCGTGAACCGTGACTCTGCCACCTACTTTGACCGAATTGCTGCAATTGAATATACCCTAGCCCACGATGATGGTATTACGCTAAAAGGCATAGAAAAGGCCGACATTGTTCTGCTTGGTGTCTCTAGAAGTGGTAAAACACCGACAAGTTTGTATATGGCGATGCAGTTTGGTTTGCGAGTCGTCAATTATCCTTTCATTGATGATGATATAAAAGCCATGAGGCTTCTGCCTGAATTTGAAATTCATCGCCATAAGTTATTTGGCCTAACCATTGATGCGCAAAGATTGACCGAGATTCGTGAAAATCGGTTATCGGGCAGTGATTATGCCAGTACCGAGCAATGCCAACTTGAACTACAAAGTGTAGAGGCCTTGTTTAGGCGTGAAGCCATTCCTTATATCAATACTTCTTCGCTCTCTGTTGAAGAAATATCCACACGTATTTTAGAAAAGGCAGGGTTAAAACGGCGATTGGTATAG
- the pfaD gene encoding eicosapentaenoate synthase subunit PfaD produces the protein MTTQTTMNNEKLSPWPWQIEESTTHFDTAAMATALKDMSLGCYVINHPEKGLGVSQKAEITSGDSASSVNTHPVSAFAPALGTQSLGDEDFRRCHGVKYAYYAGAMANGISSEELVIALGKAGILCSFGAAGLIPSRVEQAIQRIQAALPNGPYMFNLIHSPSEPALERGSVELFLKHGVHTVEASAFLGLTPQIVQYRAAGLSRDAKGEIQVANKVIAKVSRTEVASKFMQPAPIKMLQGLVDEGRITAEQMELAQLVPMADDITAEADSGGHTDNRPLVTLLPTILALKDKIQAEYKFKTPLRVGCGGGVGTPDAALATFNMGAAYIVTGSINQACVEAGASEHTRKLLATTEMADVTMAPAADMFEMGVKLQVVKRGTLFPMRANKLYEIYTRYDSIEAIPVEEREKLEKQVFRSTLDDIWAGTVAHFNERDPKQIERAEGNPKRKMALIFRWYLGLSSRWSNTGEKGREMDYQVWAGPALGAFNEWAKDSYLDDYTQRNAVDLAKHLMHGAAYLARINLLTSQGVKLTPELARWTPNQRMA, from the coding sequence ATGACGACACAAACAACAATGAACAACGAAAAGCTTTCTCCGTGGCCTTGGCAGATTGAAGAGAGTACAACGCATTTTGATACAGCAGCAATGGCGACAGCACTTAAAGACATGAGTCTTGGTTGCTACGTTATTAATCACCCAGAGAAAGGCTTAGGCGTTAGCCAGAAAGCTGAAATTACATCAGGTGATTCTGCAAGCTCTGTAAATACACACCCAGTCAGTGCATTTGCGCCAGCTCTTGGCACTCAAAGCTTAGGTGATGAAGATTTCCGTCGTTGTCACGGGGTTAAGTATGCGTATTACGCAGGTGCAATGGCAAACGGCATCTCTTCTGAAGAGTTGGTTATTGCATTAGGTAAAGCGGGCATTCTATGTTCGTTTGGCGCAGCGGGTTTGATTCCTTCGCGCGTAGAACAGGCTATTCAGCGTATTCAAGCAGCGCTGCCAAACGGCCCTTACATGTTTAACTTGATCCACAGCCCAAGTGAACCAGCACTAGAGCGGGGTAGTGTAGAGCTGTTTTTAAAGCATGGCGTTCACACGGTTGAAGCTTCGGCTTTCTTGGGTTTAACACCTCAAATCGTTCAATATCGCGCTGCGGGTTTGAGCCGTGATGCAAAAGGCGAGATCCAAGTCGCTAACAAAGTGATCGCGAAAGTCAGCCGTACTGAAGTGGCCAGTAAGTTCATGCAACCTGCGCCTATTAAAATGCTACAAGGTTTGGTTGACGAAGGTCGTATTACCGCAGAGCAAATGGAATTGGCACAGCTTGTTCCAATGGCGGACGACATTACCGCTGAAGCGGATTCTGGTGGTCATACCGATAACCGTCCACTGGTTACTCTTCTTCCAACGATTTTAGCGCTTAAAGATAAGATTCAAGCAGAATACAAATTTAAAACGCCACTTCGAGTAGGCTGTGGGGGGGGTGTTGGTACTCCTGACGCTGCATTAGCTACGTTCAATATGGGGGCTGCTTACATCGTGACGGGGTCAATCAACCAAGCGTGTGTAGAAGCAGGAGCGAGTGAGCATACTCGTAAATTGCTAGCGACTACCGAGATGGCCGATGTCACTATGGCACCTGCTGCGGATATGTTTGAAATGGGCGTGAAGCTTCAAGTGGTTAAACGTGGCACCTTATTCCCAATGCGAGCAAACAAACTGTATGAGATCTACACGCGTTATGACTCAATTGAAGCGATTCCAGTTGAAGAGCGCGAGAAGCTTGAGAAACAAGTTTTCCGCTCGACGCTAGATGACATTTGGGCAGGTACTGTGGCTCACTTTAATGAACGTGACCCGAAACAGATTGAACGTGCTGAAGGTAATCCTAAGCGTAAAATGGCACTGATCTTCCGTTGGTACCTAGGGTTATCGAGCCGCTGGTCGAACACAGGAGAGAAGGGACGCGAAATGGATTACCAGGTGTGGGCTGGACCTGCGCTTGGTGCATTTAATGAGTGGGCCAAAGACAGCTACTTGGATGATTACACACAACGTAACGCCGTTGATCTCGCGAAGCATCTAATGCACGGCGCTGCTTATCTTGCTCGTATTAACTTATTAACGTCTCAAGGCGTTAAACTAACACCTGAACTGGCACGTTGGACGCCAAATCAAAGAATGGCTTAA
- a CDS encoding alkaline phosphatase D family protein, with translation MPVEPTKNHLSDALPDNDADYCIESSPDYCSQESRQLNNALPLILSGPILRKCTSSELTIWLAVSSPLVGHVELFKKGITTPFVRGTLEEGEHIQIGERAWVYQLSLTGEFPTNEPLEYDLITAHGNLRDLIPDLLYNQETRPQFDIKTNADYVMHGSCRNPHYPSQDALVTADQKVASLPIEERPSLLMMSGDQIYADHVAGPTLDAIQQVIKLLGLNDEQFEEAPIKSSSDLYKHEDNFYRRNKILPHYLDGGEGVLSRHERIRNWLTRRVPVFSSRESGNHLISLAEFNAMYLLVWSPTLWQYVDNSALKKNNFVHSGKELDVKWKNLWQKEHPIIEEFISGLSHVRRLMAHIPTYMIFDDHDVTDDWNLTRGWEQAAYQHAFSNRIIGNALIGYWLFQGWGNAPTQFNDAFINSVKNVFVETNSETHDALIASLYQFEQWHYTIETSPKILVLDTRTRRWRSESKMNKPSGLMDWEALSELQQSMINEPAVIIVSPAPMFGVKFIETLQRAATALGQPLLIDAENWMAHPGSANTLLSIFTHSKTPTNFVILSGDVHYSFAYDIRLRFSKSSPNIYQITASGLKNEFPDPLLKICDVLDRALYSPRSPLNLFTKRKNMKIYKRDPDFDGERRLINQSSIGEVYLDSNGRPNKIQILLAKGDTVTFPEVGKLKK, from the coding sequence ATGCCAGTAGAGCCCACAAAGAACCATTTGAGCGATGCCTTGCCTGATAATGACGCTGACTATTGCATTGAAAGTTCCCCTGATTATTGTTCGCAAGAAAGCAGACAGCTTAATAATGCGTTACCTCTAATCTTGTCTGGCCCCATACTGCGAAAATGCACCTCTTCAGAACTGACCATCTGGCTTGCCGTTTCTTCTCCACTCGTAGGGCATGTCGAGTTATTCAAGAAGGGCATCACCACACCGTTTGTTCGAGGGACATTGGAAGAAGGTGAGCATATTCAAATAGGCGAAAGAGCGTGGGTGTATCAGCTTAGTTTGACCGGTGAGTTCCCAACCAATGAGCCACTAGAGTACGATTTAATCACGGCTCATGGCAACTTAAGAGATTTAATTCCAGATCTCCTGTACAACCAAGAAACCCGGCCGCAATTTGATATTAAAACCAACGCTGATTACGTCATGCACGGTTCCTGCCGTAATCCACATTATCCAAGTCAAGATGCTCTGGTGACCGCAGACCAAAAAGTGGCATCGTTACCTATTGAAGAACGCCCGTCTTTACTCATGATGAGTGGCGATCAAATCTACGCTGATCATGTTGCTGGCCCAACACTCGATGCGATTCAACAGGTCATTAAATTACTCGGGCTTAATGATGAGCAGTTTGAAGAGGCACCGATAAAATCGTCTTCAGATCTATATAAACACGAAGACAATTTTTATCGCAGAAATAAAATTTTGCCGCACTACTTAGATGGAGGAGAAGGCGTTCTCAGCCGACATGAACGAATCAGAAACTGGCTGACTCGACGTGTGCCCGTGTTTAGCTCACGAGAATCGGGGAATCACCTGATTTCTTTGGCAGAGTTTAACGCCATGTACTTACTGGTTTGGTCCCCAACGCTGTGGCAATACGTCGACAACAGTGCATTAAAGAAAAATAATTTTGTCCATTCGGGAAAAGAGCTCGACGTAAAATGGAAGAACTTGTGGCAGAAAGAGCATCCAATCATTGAAGAGTTTATTTCCGGGCTCTCTCATGTTCGCCGCTTGATGGCGCATATTCCCACTTATATGATCTTCGATGATCACGATGTTACCGATGATTGGAACTTAACCCGAGGGTGGGAGCAAGCCGCATACCAACACGCTTTTTCCAATCGTATTATTGGTAACGCACTCATCGGCTACTGGCTTTTTCAAGGGTGGGGCAACGCGCCGACTCAATTCAATGATGCATTCATTAATAGTGTGAAAAACGTGTTTGTTGAAACTAATAGCGAAACGCATGATGCGCTCATTGCATCGCTATATCAGTTTGAGCAATGGCACTATACCATTGAAACTAGCCCTAAGATCCTGGTTCTTGATACGCGGACAAGACGATGGCGTTCAGAATCAAAAATGAACAAACCTTCTGGGCTGATGGATTGGGAAGCACTGAGTGAACTGCAACAATCGATGATAAATGAACCTGCGGTGATCATCGTTTCTCCTGCGCCTATGTTTGGCGTTAAATTCATAGAAACGTTACAGCGAGCCGCAACCGCCCTTGGGCAGCCTCTGTTGATTGATGCAGAGAACTGGATGGCACACCCAGGTTCAGCGAACACACTGTTAAGCATCTTTACTCATTCAAAGACACCCACCAATTTTGTTATTTTGTCAGGTGATGTGCATTACTCATTTGCTTACGATATTCGCCTCAGATTCAGCAAAAGCAGCCCCAATATTTATCAAATTACCGCAAGTGGCTTAAAGAATGAGTTCCCAGATCCGCTGTTAAAGATCTGCGATGTGCTAGACAGGGCACTGTATAGCCCAAGATCTCCTCTCAATCTATTCACCAAGCGTAAGAATATGAAGATTTATAAGCGAGATCCTGACTTTGATGGGGAGAGACGCTTAATCAATCAAAGCTCGATCGGAGAAGTGTATTTGGATTCGAACGGTAGGCCGAATAAAATACAGATATTGCTCGCAAAAGGAGACACTGTCACTTTTCCCGAAGTGGGTAAACTAAAGAAGTGA
- a CDS encoding beta-ketoacyl synthase N-terminal-like domain-containing protein produces the protein MSSQSNALKSNKIAIVGIANQYPQSDTPNDFWQNLLDKKDSRTTLSAEKLGATPQDYQGVQGESDRFYCDKGGYIENFNFDSSGYRVTEGSFQGIDQSFLWALDTSRKALVDAGVNLSSDVLERTGVIMGALSFPTTRSNDLFLPMYHSVVEKALKTKLSNENFQLLPTNEQPQPLNAVNGAAAHNASKLVADALGLGNVQLSLDAACASSVYSLKLACDYLNAGKADMMLAGAVSGADPFFINMGFSIFHAYPDHGVSAPFDSNSKGLFAGEGAGVLVLKRLADAERDGDNIYAVVSGIGLSNDGRGQFVLSPNSKGQVQAFERAYEASNLTPDSIEVIECHATGTPLGDKVELTSMERFFTDKLQGSNVPLIGSAKSNLGHLLTAAGMPGIMKMIFAMKEGVLPPSINLDTPLSSPNGLFGTQTLPKQVQSWPDKAGNSERCAGVSVFGFGGCNAHLLLEAYSKSNPTSSGLQSSSTATPSALKITGLASHFGSLKSVCEFDNAIKSNTNAFIELPKKRWKGLDQHPELLRQLGLNGVPSGAYIDQFDLDFLRFKVPPNEDDRLISQQLLLMKVADEAIRDAKLEAGQKVAVLVAMETELEMHQFRGRVNLHSQLADSLENMGIDLTETEYQALETIAMDSVMDAAKLNQYTSFIGNIMASRISSLWDFNGPAFTISAAEQSVARCVDVAENLMSQESIDAVVIAAVDLSGSAEHVLLRNSITPVALTAKDPSTKNSGWKVGEGAGALVLVDQAHAESTQCQAYGEISALAFGSSQREHVVTDKLLTRVGVSSNEISLLELNEAAENPTASQLTGTLSAATPTHASERVGHCSSASGMASLIHGLLSLNVQSPANISAPKRAVVANISEGQCSQLLLTQSNVESQSLNGRLSNELASDSKRQLVKSVSLGGRDIYQHITETPLADLNQIQQKSAGKSAKRQATIATLAQSNIVTLQHAEVPLLETAQIGMPQPTTAQPSHSSATLATTSPNSITGNHSNMTTVLSAKENAPQVSAFNQNQQLTQEVHKAFLQTRAQGLQIADALLKAQLNAVTTGIDNAQLSNSVQTLDIQNGVASAPVTQPMNVLATPEETAPEQAAPVKPALKPCIWNYDDLVEYAEGDIANVFGPDYAIIDNYSRRVRLPTTDYLLVSRVTKLNATVNEFKPSTMTTEYDIPVDAPYLVDGQIPWAVAVESGQCDLMLISYLGIDFENKGERVYRLLDCTLTFLGDLPRGGDTLRYDISINSFARNGDTLLFFFSYECFVGDKMILKMDNGCAGFFTDEELADGKGVIHTEDEIKARKLATKQRFDPILHCPKTQFDNQSLRHLLTANIAECFGPTHQSDRHQPSLCFSSEKFMMIEKVSRVEPQGGTWGLGLIEGHKQLEPEHWYFPCHFKDDSVMAGSLMAEGCGQLLQFYMMHLGMHTLVQNGRFQPLENAPQQVRCRGQVLPQSAELTYRMEVTEIGLSPRPYAKANIDILLNGKVIVDFQNLGVMIREDEECTRYIGSGDYVVTDETTIPYAKNTSTVSSSVKAVVADKSISQQASVNAPLMAQIPDLDTAPNKGVIPLQHIEAPATPDYPNRTPDTVPFTPYHMFEFATGDIEKCFGPDFSIYRGMIPPRTPCGDLQLTTRVVDIKGKRGEFKKPSSCIAEYEVPANAWYFDENSHESLMPYSVLMEISLQPNGFISGYMGTTLGFPGEELFFRNLDGSGKMLRNVDLRGKTITNDSRLLSTVMMGTNIVQSFSFELSTDGVPFYEGTAVFGYFKGAALKDQLGLDNGKVTQPWHVDNNRTPDVSIDLLDKTSRYFNAPVSAMGVEQTHYKLAGGRLNFIDNVQITSDGGKSGLGYLYAERTIDPSDWFFQFHFHQDPVMPGSLGVEAIIELMQTYALNKDLGAGFRNPKFGQIQSEVKWKYRGQINPLNKQMSLDVHITAIKDEDGKKIIVGDANLSKDGLRIYELKDIAICIEEADGAQKA, from the coding sequence ATGAGTTCTCAATCAAACGCTTTAAAAAGTAATAAAATTGCGATTGTCGGTATTGCTAATCAGTACCCACAATCAGACACGCCAAATGACTTTTGGCAAAATTTACTCGATAAAAAAGATTCTCGGACTACGTTAAGCGCAGAAAAGCTTGGCGCGACGCCGCAAGACTATCAAGGTGTTCAAGGTGAGTCTGACCGTTTCTACTGCGATAAGGGCGGTTACATTGAAAACTTTAACTTCGATAGTTCAGGTTACCGCGTAACGGAAGGGTCGTTCCAAGGCATCGATCAAAGCTTTTTATGGGCTTTAGATACAAGCCGAAAAGCGCTAGTCGATGCGGGGGTCAATCTTAGTTCGGATGTGTTAGAACGCACCGGTGTCATTATGGGGGCGCTGTCGTTCCCAACGACTCGTTCAAACGATCTGTTTTTACCTATGTACCACTCTGTCGTGGAGAAGGCGCTGAAAACGAAGTTATCCAACGAAAACTTCCAGTTATTGCCAACCAATGAGCAACCTCAACCACTTAATGCAGTCAACGGCGCCGCTGCACATAACGCGTCGAAACTGGTTGCTGATGCACTAGGTCTTGGCAATGTACAGTTAAGCCTTGATGCCGCGTGTGCAAGTTCGGTCTATTCATTGAAGTTGGCTTGCGATTACCTGAATGCGGGCAAAGCCGATATGATGCTGGCAGGTGCAGTATCTGGCGCTGATCCATTCTTCATCAATATGGGTTTCTCAATTTTTCACGCTTACCCTGATCACGGTGTATCCGCTCCTTTCGATAGTAACAGTAAAGGCTTGTTTGCTGGCGAAGGCGCAGGCGTTCTAGTACTAAAACGTCTCGCGGATGCAGAGCGTGATGGCGATAATATTTATGCTGTTGTTAGCGGTATTGGTTTATCAAACGATGGGCGTGGTCAGTTTGTATTGAGCCCAAACAGCAAAGGGCAAGTTCAGGCATTTGAACGCGCTTACGAAGCGTCAAATCTAACACCAGATAGTATTGAAGTGATTGAGTGTCATGCTACAGGTACACCACTGGGCGACAAAGTAGAGCTGACCTCCATGGAACGCTTCTTTACCGACAAGCTACAAGGTTCAAACGTTCCATTGATTGGTTCCGCGAAATCAAACCTTGGACATCTGCTAACAGCTGCTGGTATGCCTGGGATCATGAAAATGATCTTTGCGATGAAAGAGGGCGTTTTACCGCCAAGCATTAATCTTGATACACCTCTATCTTCTCCAAATGGCTTGTTTGGCACTCAAACTTTACCGAAACAAGTTCAGTCTTGGCCAGATAAAGCAGGCAACTCAGAGCGTTGTGCTGGCGTATCTGTGTTTGGTTTTGGTGGCTGTAATGCACACTTATTGCTAGAGGCTTACTCAAAAAGTAACCCCACTTCATCTGGACTTCAGTCTAGTTCAACAGCGACACCATCAGCGTTAAAGATAACAGGCCTAGCATCTCACTTTGGTTCATTAAAAAGTGTGTGTGAGTTTGATAACGCGATTAAGTCTAATACCAATGCCTTCATTGAACTGCCGAAGAAGCGTTGGAAAGGGTTAGATCAGCATCCAGAGCTATTAAGACAACTTGGGCTTAATGGTGTGCCAAGTGGCGCGTACATTGATCAGTTTGACCTTGATTTCCTACGTTTTAAAGTGCCACCCAATGAAGATGATCGTTTGATCTCTCAGCAACTGTTATTGATGAAAGTGGCCGATGAAGCGATTCGTGATGCCAAGTTAGAAGCGGGACAAAAAGTTGCTGTGTTAGTAGCAATGGAAACGGAACTTGAAATGCACCAGTTCCGTGGACGCGTGAACTTGCATAGCCAGCTTGCTGATAGCCTCGAAAACATGGGGATAGATTTAACGGAAACTGAATACCAAGCGCTAGAAACCATTGCGATGGACAGCGTGATGGACGCGGCGAAGCTGAATCAGTACACCAGTTTCATTGGCAACATCATGGCGTCTAGAATCTCATCATTGTGGGACTTCAACGGACCAGCCTTCACTATTTCAGCTGCAGAGCAATCTGTAGCGCGTTGTGTTGATGTTGCTGAAAATCTAATGTCACAAGAATCCATTGATGCAGTCGTTATTGCCGCAGTTGACTTAAGCGGTAGTGCTGAACATGTATTACTACGAAACAGCATTACGCCAGTCGCTTTAACCGCCAAAGACCCTAGTACAAAGAATTCGGGTTGGAAAGTCGGTGAGGGTGCCGGTGCGCTCGTGTTGGTTGATCAAGCTCACGCGGAATCAACCCAATGCCAAGCTTATGGTGAGATCAGTGCGTTAGCCTTTGGTTCTAGTCAACGTGAGCACGTAGTGACTGACAAGCTTCTAACACGCGTAGGAGTGAGTTCTAACGAAATTTCATTGCTTGAGCTGAACGAAGCCGCGGAAAATCCAACGGCTAGCCAATTAACGGGCACGTTAAGCGCAGCAACCCCAACTCATGCGAGTGAACGTGTTGGCCATTGTTCGTCTGCATCGGGTATGGCAAGCCTTATTCATGGCTTATTGAGCTTAAATGTTCAATCGCCTGCGAATATAAGCGCACCGAAAAGAGCCGTTGTAGCAAACATCAGTGAAGGGCAGTGTTCTCAATTACTGTTAACCCAGTCAAACGTTGAATCTCAATCTTTGAATGGCCGCTTAAGTAATGAGTTGGCAAGTGACAGTAAGCGTCAATTAGTTAAGTCAGTATCGTTGGGAGGACGCGATATTTATCAGCATATAACGGAAACACCGTTAGCTGATTTGAATCAGATCCAGCAAAAGTCAGCGGGTAAATCAGCGAAGAGACAAGCAACGATCGCGACATTAGCGCAATCGAATATTGTGACTCTACAACATGCTGAAGTTCCACTGCTAGAGACGGCACAGATCGGGATGCCACAGCCTACAACTGCACAACCTTCACATTCTTCTGCAACTTTGGCGACGACTTCGCCGAATTCGATTACAGGTAATCACAGCAATATGACTACAGTCCTATCCGCTAAAGAAAACGCGCCACAGGTTTCAGCGTTCAATCAAAATCAACAATTGACTCAAGAAGTGCACAAAGCCTTCCTTCAAACGCGTGCACAAGGTCTTCAAATAGCCGATGCACTACTAAAGGCGCAATTAAATGCTGTTACAACGGGTATTGATAATGCTCAGTTAAGCAATAGTGTTCAAACATTGGACATTCAAAACGGTGTGGCGAGCGCTCCTGTAACGCAACCCATGAATGTGCTTGCTACGCCTGAAGAAACCGCACCAGAACAAGCAGCGCCGGTCAAGCCAGCTCTTAAACCATGTATTTGGAATTACGACGACTTAGTTGAATACGCCGAAGGTGACATTGCAAATGTATTCGGCCCTGATTATGCAATTATTGATAACTACTCTCGCCGTGTACGTCTGCCAACCACCGATTACCTATTGGTATCTCGTGTTACTAAACTAAACGCGACAGTAAACGAATTCAAGCCAAGCACAATGACAACGGAATACGATATTCCTGTTGATGCGCCTTATCTTGTTGATGGTCAAATCCCTTGGGCCGTAGCCGTAGAGTCTGGTCAATGTGACTTAATGCTGATCAGCTACTTAGGCATTGATTTTGAAAACAAAGGTGAGCGCGTATATCGTCTACTAGATTGTACGTTAACCTTCTTAGGAGACTTACCTCGTGGTGGCGATACGCTACGTTACGATATCTCCATCAATAGCTTTGCTCGTAATGGCGACACACTGCTGTTCTTCTTCTCTTACGAATGTTTCGTTGGCGATAAGATGATCCTGAAAATGGATAACGGTTGTGCGGGCTTCTTCACTGATGAAGAATTGGCTGACGGCAAAGGCGTGATTCACACTGAAGATGAAATCAAGGCACGTAAATTGGCGACAAAACAGCGTTTTGACCCTATCTTACATTGTCCTAAAACTCAGTTTGATAACCAATCACTGCGTCATCTTCTTACTGCAAACATTGCGGAATGTTTTGGTCCGACTCACCAATCCGATCGTCATCAACCTTCACTCTGCTTTAGCTCTGAGAAGTTTATGATGATTGAAAAGGTTAGCCGCGTTGAACCACAAGGCGGTACATGGGGACTTGGTCTAATTGAAGGGCACAAGCAACTAGAGCCTGAGCATTGGTACTTCCCATGCCACTTCAAAGATGATTCAGTCATGGCTGGCTCATTAATGGCAGAAGGCTGTGGCCAGCTGCTGCAGTTCTACATGATGCATTTAGGTATGCACACGTTAGTACAGAACGGTCGATTCCAACCGCTAGAGAATGCACCACAGCAAGTACGCTGTCGTGGTCAAGTTCTCCCTCAATCTGCTGAACTAACGTACCGTATGGAAGTAACAGAAATTGGCTTGAGCCCACGTCCATACGCGAAAGCAAACATCGATATTCTACTCAACGGCAAAGTGATTGTTGATTTCCAAAACTTGGGTGTGATGATTCGTGAAGACGAAGAGTGTACTCGTTACATTGGCTCTGGTGATTATGTAGTGACGGATGAGACTACGATTCCTTACGCAAAAAACACGTCAACGGTTTCTAGCTCAGTAAAAGCGGTTGTTGCAGATAAATCGATAAGCCAACAAGCATCAGTAAATGCACCGCTAATGGCGCAGATTCCGGATCTAGACACGGCTCCAAATAAAGGGGTAATTCCACTACAGCACATTGAAGCGCCAGCAACGCCTGACTATCCAAACCGCACTCCTGATACTGTACCGTTCACGCCTTACCATATGTTTGAATTCGCAACGGGCGATATCGAAAAATGTTTCGGCCCAGACTTCTCAATCTACCGAGGCATGATCCCACCGCGTACTCCATGTGGTGACCTGCAGCTAACGACTCGCGTAGTTGATATTAAAGGTAAGCGTGGTGAATTCAAGAAACCGTCTTCGTGTATTGCGGAATATGAAGTACCTGCGAATGCTTGGTATTTCGACGAAAACAGCCATGAGTCATTAATGCCATATTCGGTATTAATGGAGATTTCACTTCAGCCAAACGGTTTCATTTCAGGCTACATGGGTACAACGCTTGGTTTCCCTGGTGAAGAGCTATTCTTCCGTAACCTTGATGGTAGCGGTAAAATGCTACGTAACGTCGATTTACGTGGTAAAACCATCACCAATGACTCACGTCTACTTTCAACAGTCATGATGGGGACTAACATTGTTCAAAGCTTCAGCTTCGAGCTAAGCACCGATGGTGTTCCTTTCTACGAAGGCACAGCTGTATTTGGTTACTTCAAAGGCGCGGCGCTTAAAGATCAACTGGGGTTAGACAATGGAAAAGTCACACAGCCGTGGCACGTTGACAACAATCGTACGCCTGACGTAAGCATTGACCTTCTTGATAAAACGAGCCGCTACTTCAACGCTCCTGTTTCAGCAATGGGCGTAGAACAAACGCACTACAAACTTGCTGGTGGTCGTTTGAACTTTATCGATAACGTTCAAATCACGAGCGATGGCGGTAAATCTGGTCTTGGGTACCTTTATGCTGAGCGTACTATCGACCCTAGCGATTGGTTCTTCCAGTTCCACTTCCATCAAGACCCTGTAATGCCAGGTTCTCTAGGCGTTGAAGCAATCATTGAGCTAATGCAGACCTACGCACTGAACAAAGATTTGGGTGCGGGTTTCCGTAATCCTAAGTTTGGCCAAATTCAATCTGAGGTGAAGTGGAAGTACCGCGGTCAGATTAACCCGCTAAACAAACAGATGTCTCTTGATGTACATATCACAGCAATCAAAGATGAAGACGGCAAGAAGATCATTGTTGGTGACGCGAACTTAAGCAAAGACGGACTTCGTATCTACGAACTGAAAGATATTGCTATCTGTATTGAAGAAGCTGACGGTGCTCAGAAAGCTTAA